In a genomic window of Streptococcus mitis NCTC 12261:
- the rplU gene encoding 50S ribosomal protein L21 produces MSTYAIIKTGGKQVKVEVGQAVYVEKLNVEAGQEVTFNEVVLVGGENTVVGTPLVAGATVVGTVEKQGKQKKVVTYKYKPKKGSHRKQGHRQPYTKVVINAINA; encoded by the coding sequence ATGAGCACATACGCAATTATCAAAACTGGCGGAAAACAAGTTAAAGTTGAAGTTGGTCAAGCAGTTTACGTTGAAAAATTGAACGTTGAAGCTGGTCAAGAAGTTACTTTTAACGAAGTTGTTCTTGTTGGTGGTGAAAACACTGTTGTCGGAACTCCACTTGTTGCTGGAGCTACTGTAGTTGGAACTGTTGAAAAACAAGGAAAACAAAAGAAAGTTGTTACTTACAAGTACAAACCTAAAAAAGGTAGCCACCGTAAACAAGGTCACCGTCAACCATATACTAAAGTTGTCATCAACGCAATCAACGCTTAA
- a CDS encoding ribosomal-processing cysteine protease Prp yields the protein MIQAVFERAEDGELRSAEITGHAESGEYGLDVVCASVSTLAINFINSIEKFAGYEPILELNEDEGGYLMVEIPKDLPSHQREMTQLFFESFFLGMANLSENSSEFVQTRVITEN from the coding sequence ATGATACAAGCAGTCTTTGAGAGAGCCGAAGATGGCGAGCTGAGGAGTGCGGAAATTACTGGACACGCCGAGAGTGGCGAATACGGCTTAGATGTCGTGTGTGCATCGGTTTCTACGCTTGCCATTAACTTTATCAATTCTATTGAGAAATTTGCAGGCTATGAACCAATCCTAGAATTAAACGAAGATGAAGGTGGCTATCTGATGGTTGAAATTCCAAAAGATCTTCCTTCACACCAGAGAGAAATGACCCAGTTATTCTTTGAATCATTTTTCTTAGGTATGGCAAACTTATCGGAGAACTCTTCTGAGTTCGTCCAAACCAGAGTTATCACAGAAAACTAA
- the rpmA gene encoding 50S ribosomal protein L27 yields the protein MLKMTLNNLQLFAHKKGGGSTSNGRDSQAKRLGAKAADGQTVTGGSILYRQRGTHIYPGVNVGRGGDDTLFAKVEGVVRFERKGRDKKQVSVYPIAK from the coding sequence ATGTTAAAAATGACTCTTAACAACTTGCAACTTTTCGCCCACAAAAAAGGTGGAGGTTCTACATCAAACGGACGTGATTCACAAGCGAAACGTCTTGGAGCTAAAGCAGCTGACGGACAAACTGTAACAGGTGGATCTATCCTTTACCGTCAACGTGGTACACACATCTACCCAGGTGTAAACGTTGGACGTGGTGGAGACGATACTTTGTTCGCTAAAGTTGAAGGCGTAGTACGCTTTGAACGTAAAGGACGCGATAAAAAACAAGTTTCTGTTTACCCAATCGCTAAATAA
- a CDS encoding DUF5301 domain-containing protein: MSLYEKIIIMIVCSISFLVLSACVSNKKLILPEPETISVISLQKTISEDIKTITKREEISKLIEEIQKQSKSTTLESFNDQPTNVKDYIIIKFTHQNEENDSVAYLYTMKEKQYIEQPYVGIWEVSPDIANRVEEAYSS; the protein is encoded by the coding sequence GTGAGCCTATATGAAAAAATTATCATAATGATAGTCTGTTCAATCTCTTTTCTTGTTTTATCTGCTTGCGTTAGTAACAAAAAACTTATTCTTCCTGAACCTGAAACGATCTCTGTAATTTCCCTGCAGAAAACAATCTCTGAAGATATTAAAACTATAACCAAGAGAGAAGAAATCTCAAAATTGATTGAGGAGATACAGAAACAGTCCAAATCTACAACTTTGGAGAGTTTCAATGATCAACCGACAAATGTTAAAGATTACATCATTATCAAATTCACTCATCAGAATGAAGAAAATGATAGTGTAGCCTATCTATATACTATGAAAGAAAAACAGTATATTGAGCAACCCTATGTTGGGATTTGGGAGGTAAGTCCAGATATAGCGAATAGGGTTGAAGAAGCTTATTCTAGTTGA
- a CDS encoding LysR family transcriptional regulator, whose product MNIQQLRYVVAIANSGTFREAAEKMYVSQPSLSISVRDLEKELGFKIFRRTSSGTFLTRRGMEFYEKAQELVKGFDIFQNQYANPEEEKDEFSIASQHYDFLPPTITAFSERYPDYKNFRIFESTTVQILDEVAQGHSEIGIIYLNNQNKKGIMQRVEKLGLEIIELISFHTHIYLREGHPLAQKEELVMEDLADLPTVRFTQEKDEYLYYSENFVDTSASSQMFNVTDRATLNGILERTDAYATGSGFLDSDSVNGITVIRLKDNLDNRMVYVKREEVELSQAGTLFVEVMQEYFNQKRKS is encoded by the coding sequence ATGAACATTCAACAATTACGCTATGTTGTGGCTATTGCGAATAGCGGTACTTTTCGTGAAGCTGCTGAAAAGATGTATGTTAGTCAGCCGAGTCTGTCTATTTCTGTTCGTGATTTGGAAAAAGAGTTGGGCTTTAAGATTTTCCGTCGGACCAGCTCAGGGACTTTCTTGACTCGTCGTGGTATGGAATTTTATGAAAAAGCGCAAGAATTGGTTAAAGGATTTGATATTTTTCAAAATCAGTATGCCAATCCTGAGGAAGAAAAGGATGAATTTTCCATTGCTAGTCAGCACTATGACTTCTTGCCACCAACCATTACGGCCTTTTCAGAGCGCTATCCTGATTATAAGAACTTTCGTATTTTTGAATCAACTACTGTTCAAATTTTAGATGAAGTAGCGCAAGGGCATAGTGAGATCGGGATTATCTACCTCAACAATCAAAATAAAAAAGGTATTATGCAACGGGTTGAAAAGCTAGGTCTGGAGATCATTGAATTGATTTCCTTCCATACCCACATTTATCTCCGCGAGGGGCATCCTTTGGCTCAGAAAGAGGAATTGGTTATGGAGGATTTAGCTGATCTACCAACGGTTCGTTTCACTCAAGAAAAAGACGAGTACCTTTATTATTCAGAGAACTTTGTTGATACCAGTGCGAGCTCGCAGATGTTCAATGTGACAGACCGTGCTACTTTGAATGGTATTTTGGAGCGGACGGACGCTTATGCAACAGGTTCCGGATTTTTAGATAGTGACAGTGTCAATGGGATTACAGTCATTCGTCTCAAGGATAACCTAGATAATCGCATGGTCTATGTTAAACGTGAAGAAGTGGAGCTGAGTCAAGCTGGGACTCTCTTTGTAGAAGTCATGCAAGAATATTTTAATCAGAAGAGGAAATCATGA
- the lspA gene encoding signal peptidase II: MKKRGIVAVIVLLLIGLDQLVKSYIVQQIPLGEVRSWIPNFVSLTYLQNRGAAFSILQDQQLLFAVITLVVVVGAIWYLHKHMEDSFWMVLGLTLIIAGGLGNFIDRVSQGFVVDMFHLDFINFAIFNVADSYLTVGVIILLIAMLKEEINGN; encoded by the coding sequence ATGAAAAAAAGAGGAATAGTGGCAGTCATTGTACTACTTTTGATTGGGCTTGATCAGTTGGTAAAATCCTATATCGTCCAGCAGATTCCACTGGGTGAAGTACGCTCTTGGATTCCCAATTTCGTTAGTTTGACCTACCTGCAAAATCGAGGTGCAGCCTTTTCTATCTTACAAGATCAGCAGTTGTTATTCGCTGTCATTACCCTGGTTGTCGTGGTAGGTGCCATTTGGTATCTACATAAACACATGGAGGACTCATTCTGGATGGTCTTGGGTTTGACCTTGATTATCGCAGGTGGTCTTGGAAACTTTATTGACAGGGTAAGTCAGGGCTTTGTTGTGGATATGTTTCACTTGGACTTTATCAATTTTGCAATTTTCAATGTGGCAGATAGCTATCTGACTGTTGGAGTGATTATTTTATTGATTGCAATGCTAAAAGAGGAAATAAATGGAAATTAA
- a CDS encoding RluA family pseudouridine synthase — MEIKIETGGLRLDKALSDLTELSRSLANEQIKSGQVLVNGQVKKAKYTVQEGDIVTYHVPEPEVLEYVAENLPLDIIYQDEDVAVVNKPQGMVVHPSAGHTSGTLVNALMYHIKDLSGINGVLRPGIVHRIDKDTSGLLMIAKNDEAHLALAQELKDKKSLRKYWAIVHGNLPNDRGVIEAPIGRSEKDRKKQAVTAKGKPAVTRFHVLERFGDYSLVELQLETGRTHQIRVHMAYIGHPVAGDEVYGPRKTLKGHGQFLHAKTLGFTHPRTGETMEFTADIPEIFKETLERLRK, encoded by the coding sequence ATGGAAATTAAAATTGAAACTGGTGGCCTGCGTTTAGATAAGGCTTTGTCGGATTTGACAGAATTATCACGTAGTCTCGCGAATGAACAAATCAAATCAGGACAGGTCTTGGTTAATGGTCAAGTCAAGAAAGCTAAATACACAGTTCAAGAGGGTGATATCGTCACTTACCATGTACCAGAGCCGGAGGTCTTAGAGTATGTGGCTGAGAATCTTCCGCTAGATATCATCTACCAAGATGAGGATGTGGCCGTCGTTAACAAACCTCAGGGGATGGTGGTGCATCCGAGTGCTGGTCATACTAGTGGAACTCTAGTAAATGCCCTTATGTATCATATTAAGGACTTGTCGGGTATCAATGGGGTTCTACGCCCAGGAATTGTTCATCGTATTGATAAGGATACGTCTGGCCTTCTCATGATTGCTAAAAACGATGAGGCGCATCTAGCACTTGCCCAAGAACTCAAGGATAAAAAGTCTCTCCGAAAATATTGGGCTATTGTTCATGGAAATCTGCCTAATGATCGTGGTGTGATTGAAGCTCCGATTGGCCGTAGTGAAAAAGACCGTAAGAAACAGGCTGTGACTGCTAAAGGGAAGCCTGCAGTGACCCGTTTCCACGTCTTGGAACGTTTTGGTGATTACAGCTTGGTAGAGTTGCAGCTAGAGACAGGACGCACTCATCAAATCCGTGTTCACATGGCTTATATTGGCCATCCAGTCGCTGGTGATGAGGTCTATGGTCCTCGCAAGACTTTGAAAGGACATGGACAATTTCTCCATGCCAAGACTCTAGGCTTTACCCATCCGAGAACAGGTGAGACCATGGAATTTACAGCAGATATCCCAGAGATTTTTAAGGAAACATTGGAGAGATTGAGAAAGTAA
- the cbpE gene encoding phosphorylcholine esterase CbpE, with amino-acid sequence MKKKLTSLALAGAFLCLSFHGNVQAQESSGNKIHFINVQEGGSDAIILESNGHFAMVDTGEDYDFPDGSDSRYPWREGIETSYKHVLTDRVSRHLKELGVQKLDFILVTHTHSDHIGNVDELLQTYPVGRIYMKKYSDSRITTPTHLWDNLYGYDKVLQTSAEKGVSVIQNITQGDAHFQFGDMDIQLYNYENETDSSGELKKIWDDNSNSLISVVKVNGKKIYLGGDLDNAHGAEDKYGPLIGKVDLMKFNHHYDTNKSNTKDFIKNLSPSLIVQTSDSLPWKNGVDSEYVNWLKERGIERINAASKDYDATVFDIRQDGFVNISTSYKQIPSFQAGWHKSAYGNWWYQAPDSTGEYAVGWNEIKGEWYYFNQTGILLQNQWKKWNNRWFYLTDSGASAKNWKKINGSWYYFNKENQIETGWLNTGGQTYYLSNDGDMITGWRKIDGQWYYFAQSGEMKTGWVKDKETWYYMDSTGTMKTGEIEVSGHHYYLEESGAMKQGWLKKANDWYFYKEDGSRAVGWIKDKDKWYFLKENGQLLVNGKTPEGYTVDSSGAWLVDVPVEKSATTRDTSNSEIKESNEVVKKDLENKETSQHESITSSSTSQDLTSSTSQSTETSANKSESEQQ; translated from the coding sequence ATGAAAAAGAAATTAACTAGTTTAGCACTTGCAGGTGCTTTTTTATGCTTGTCATTTCATGGGAATGTTCAAGCTCAAGAAAGTTCAGGAAATAAAATCCACTTTATAAATGTTCAGGAAGGTGGCAGTGATGCGATCATTCTTGAAAGTAATGGACATTTTGCCATGGTGGATACAGGAGAAGATTATGATTTCCCAGATGGAAGTGATTCTCGTTACCCATGGAGAGAAGGAATTGAAACATCTTATAAGCATGTTCTGACAGATCGTGTTTCGCGACATTTAAAGGAATTGGGTGTCCAAAAACTTGATTTTATTTTGGTAACCCATACCCATAGTGACCATATTGGAAACGTTGATGAGTTACTGCAAACCTATCCAGTTGGTCGTATCTACATGAAAAAATACTCTGATAGTCGGATTACAACACCAACTCATCTATGGGATAATCTGTATGGCTATGATAAGGTTTTACAGACTTCTGCAGAAAAAGGTGTTTCAGTTATTCAAAACATTACACAAGGAGATGCTCATTTTCAGTTTGGGGACATGGATATTCAACTCTATAACTATGAAAATGAAACTGATTCATCAGGTGAATTAAAGAAAATTTGGGATGACAATTCTAATTCTTTGATTAGTGTAGTGAAAGTCAATGGTAAGAAAATTTACCTCGGAGGAGATTTGGATAATGCTCATGGAGCAGAAGACAAGTATGGTCCTCTCATTGGAAAAGTTGATTTGATGAAGTTTAATCATCACTATGATACCAATAAATCAAACACCAAGGATTTCATTAAAAATTTGAGTCCGAGTTTGATTGTTCAAACTTCGGATAGTTTACCTTGGAAAAATGGTGTTGATAGTGAGTATGTCAATTGGCTCAAAGAACGAGGAATTGAGAGAATTAACGCAGCCAGCAAAGACTATGATGCGACAGTTTTTGATATTCGACAAGATGGTTTTGTCAATATTTCAACTTCTTACAAGCAGATTCCAAGTTTTCAAGCTGGTTGGCATAAGAGTGCTTATGGAAACTGGTGGTATCAAGCGCCTGACTCTACAGGAGAATATGCAGTTGGTTGGAATGAAATCAAGGGTGAATGGTATTACTTCAACCAAACGGGTATCTTGTTACAGAATCAATGGAAAAAATGGAACAATCGTTGGTTCTATTTGACAGACTCTGGTGCATCTGCTAAAAATTGGAAGAAAATCAATGGAAGCTGGTATTATTTCAACAAAGAAAATCAGATAGAGACTGGTTGGCTTAATACTGGCGGTCAGACCTATTATCTATCAAATGATGGGGATATGATAACAGGATGGCGTAAGATTGATGGACAATGGTACTATTTTGCTCAATCAGGGGAAATGAAAACGGGCTGGGTAAAAGATAAAGAAACCTGGTACTATATGGATTCTACTGGTACCATGAAGACAGGCGAGATAGAAGTTTCTGGTCATCATTACTATCTAGAAGAATCAGGAGCTATGAAGCAAGGCTGGCTTAAAAAGGCAAATGATTGGTATTTCTATAAGGAAGACGGTTCACGAGCTGTTGGTTGGATTAAAGACAAGGATAAATGGTACTTCTTGAAAGAAAATGGTCAATTACTTGTGAACGGTAAGACACCAGAAGGCTATACTGTTGATTCAAGTGGTGCCTGGTTAGTGGATGTTCCGGTAGAGAAATCTGCTACAACTAGAGATACAAGTAACTCAGAAATAAAAGAATCCAATGAAGTAGTGAAAAAAGATCTTGAAAATAAAGAAACGAGTCAACACGAAAGTATTACAAGTTCTTCAACTAGTCAAGATTTGACTTCTTCAACTTCACAAAGCACTGAAACAAGTGCAAATAAATCGGAATCAGAACAGCAGTAA
- the proB gene encoding glutamate 5-kinase, translated as MKFKRIVFKVGTSSLTNEDGSLSRSKVKAITQQLAMLHEAGHELILVSSGAIAAGFGALGFKKRPTKIADKQASAAVGQGLLLEEYTTNLLLRQIVSAQILLTQDDFVDKRRYKNAHQALSVLLSRGAIPIINENDSVVIDELKVGDNDTLSAQVAAMVQADLLVLLTDVDGLYTGNPNSDPKAKRLEKIETINREIIDMAGGAGSSNGTGGMLTKIKAATIATESGVPVYICSSLKADAMIEAAEETKDGSYFVAQEKGLRTQKQWLAFYAQSQGSIWVDKGAAEALSQHGKSLLLSGVVDAEGAFSYGDIVTVFDKESGKSLGKGRVQFGASALEDMLRSQKAKGVLIHRDDWISITPEIQLLFTEF; from the coding sequence ATGAAATTCAAACGGATTGTCTTTAAGGTGGGGACTTCTTCTCTGACGAATGAGGATGGAAGTTTATCACGTAGTAAGGTAAAGGCTATTACCCAGCAATTGGCTATGTTGCACGAAGCTGGTCATGAGTTGATTTTGGTGTCGTCGGGTGCCATTGCTGCTGGTTTTGGAGCCTTAGGATTTAAAAAGCGTCCGACTAAGATTGCTGATAAACAGGCCTCAGCAGCGGTAGGACAAGGGCTTTTGTTGGAAGAATACACGACCAACCTTCTCTTGCGCCAAATCGTTTCTGCACAAATCTTGCTGACCCAGGATGACTTTGTGGATAAGCGCCGTTATAAAAATGCCCATCAGGCTTTGTCAGTTCTACTTAGTCGTGGGGCAATTCCTATCATCAACGAGAATGACAGTGTCGTTATTGATGAGCTCAAGGTTGGGGACAATGACACTCTTAGTGCCCAGGTAGCGGCCATGGTCCAAGCAGACCTTTTAGTCCTCTTGACAGATGTGGACGGTCTCTATACTGGAAATCCTAATTCAGATCCAAAAGCCAAACGCTTGGAGAAAATCGAGACCATCAATCGTGAGATTATTGATATGGCTGGTGGAGCTGGCTCGTCAAATGGAACTGGGGGCATGCTAACCAAAATCAAGGCTGCAACTATTGCGACAGAATCAGGAGTTCCTGTTTATATCTGCTCATCCTTGAAGGCAGATGCTATGATTGAGGCGGCTGAGGAGACCAAGGATGGTTCTTACTTTGTTGCGCAAGAGAAGGGACTTCGTACCCAGAAACAATGGCTTGCATTCTATGCTCAGAGTCAGGGTTCTATTTGGGTTGATAAAGGGGCTGCAGAAGCTCTCTCCCAACATGGAAAGAGTCTTCTCTTATCTGGTGTAGTTGACGCAGAAGGGGCCTTTTCTTACGGTGATATTGTGACAGTATTTGACAAGGAAAGTGGAAAATCACTTGGAAAAGGACGCGTGCAATTTGGAGCATCTGCTTTGGAGGATATGTTGCGTTCTCAAAAAGCCAAAGGTGTCTTGATTCACCGTGACGATTGGATTTCCATTACTCCTGAAATCCAACTACTCTTTACAGAATTTTAG
- a CDS encoding glutamate-5-semialdehyde dehydrogenase yields the protein MVSTQEQFEQVQAVKKSINTASEEVKNQALLAMADHLLAATEEILAANALDMEAAKGKISDVMLDRLYLDASRIEAMATGIREVVALPDPIGEVLETSQLENGLVITKKRVAMGVIGIIYESRPNVTSDAAALALKSGNAVVLRSGKDAYQTAHAIVTALKKGLETTTIHPDVIQLVEDTSRESSYAMMKAKGYLDLLIPRGGAGLINAVVENAIVPVIETGTGIVHVYVDKDADEDKALSIINNAKTSRPSVCNAMEVLLVHEDKAASFLPRLEQVLVAERKEAGLEPIQFRVDSTASQFVSGRVAEAQDFDTEFLDYVLAVKVVSSLEEAVAHIETHSTHHSDAIVTENAEVAAYFTDQVDSAAVYVNASTRFTDGGQFGLGCEMGISTQKLHARGPMGLKELTSYKYVVTGDGQIRE from the coding sequence ATGGTAAGTACACAAGAACAATTTGAACAGGTACAGGCTGTTAAAAAATCGATTAACACAGCTAGTGAAGAGGTGAAAAACCAAGCCTTGCTAGCCATGGCTGATCACTTATTAGCAGCTACTGAGGAAATTTTAGCAGCCAATGCCCTTGATATGGAAGCTGCTAAGGGTAAAATCTCAGATGTAATGCTGGATCGTCTTTATTTGGATGCAAGTCGTATAGAAGCAATGGCAACCGGGATTCGTGAAGTGGTTGCTTTACCAGATCCAATCGGTGAAGTTTTGGAAACAAGTCAGCTTGAAAATGGCTTGGTTATCACCAAGAAACGTGTAGCTATGGGAGTTATTGGTATAATCTATGAAAGCCGTCCAAATGTGACGTCTGATGCGGCTGCTTTGGCTCTTAAAAGTGGAAATGCAGTTGTTCTTCGTAGTGGTAAGGATGCCTATCAAACGGCCCATGCCATTGTCACAGCCTTGAAGAAGGGTTTGGAGACAACGACCATTCATCCAGATGTGATTCAACTAGTGGAAGATACCAGCCGTGAAAGTAGCTATGCTATGATGAAGGCCAAGGGCTATCTAGACCTGCTCATTCCTCGTGGAGGGGCTGGTTTGATCAATGCAGTGGTTGAAAATGCTATTGTACCAGTTATCGAGACAGGAACTGGGATTGTCCATGTTTATGTCGATAAGGACGCAGATGAGGACAAGGCACTGTCTATCATCAACAATGCCAAAACTAGTCGTCCTTCTGTCTGCAATGCCATGGAGGTTCTACTTGTTCATGAAGACAAAGCAGCAAGCTTCCTTCCTCGCTTGGAGCAAGTTCTAGTTGCAGAGCGCAAGGAAGCTGGACTGGAGCCAATTCAATTCCGTGTAGATAGCACAGCAAGTCAGTTTGTTTCAGGTCGAGTAGCTGAGGCCCAAGACTTTGACACCGAGTTTTTAGACTATGTACTAGCTGTTAAGGTTGTGAGCAGTTTAGAAGAAGCAGTTGCTCATATTGAAACCCACAGTACCCATCATTCGGATGCCATTGTGACGGAGAATGCTGAAGTTGCAGCTTACTTTACAGATCAAGTAGACTCTGCAGCAGTCTATGTCAATGCCTCAACGCGTTTCACCGATGGTGGCCAATTTGGTCTGGGTTGTGAAATGGGAATTTCTACTCAAAAACTGCACGCGCGTGGTCCAATGGGCTTGAAAGAATTGACCAGCTACAAGTATGTGGTTACTGGTGACGGACAGATAAGGGAGTAA
- the proC gene encoding pyrroline-5-carboxylate reductase: MKIGFIGLGNMGASLAKAVLQAKTGDDLLLANRSQAKVDAFIADFGGQASSNEEIFAEADVIFLGVKPAQFSDLLSQYQTILEKRGSLLLISMAAGLTLEKLANLLPSQHRIIRMMPNTPASIGQGVISYALSPNCRAEDSELFCQLLSKAGLLVELGEGLIDAATGLAGCGPAFVYLFIEALADAGVQTGLPRETALKMAAQTVVGAGQLVLESQEHPGVLKDQVCSPGGSTIAGVASLEAHAFRGTVMEAVGQAYKRTQELGK; this comes from the coding sequence ATGAAGATTGGATTTATTGGTTTGGGAAATATGGGAGCTAGCTTGGCCAAGGCTGTTTTGCAGGCCAAGACGGGTGATGACCTTCTCCTTGCCAATCGCAGTCAAGCCAAGGTGGATGCTTTCATTGCCGACTTTGGCGGTCAAGCTTCTAGCAATGAAGAAATCTTTGCAGAAGCAGATGTGATTTTTCTAGGTGTTAAGCCAGCTCAGTTCTCAGACTTGCTTTCTCAATATCAGACCATTCTTGAAAAACGAGGGAGTCTTCTTTTGATTTCGATGGCAGCTGGATTGACTTTGGAAAAACTCGCTAATCTTCTGCCAAGTCAACACCGAATTATTCGTATGATGCCGAATACCCCTGCTTCTATCGGGCAAGGAGTGATTAGTTATGCCTTGTCTCCTAATTGCAGGGCTGAGGACAGTGAGCTATTTTGTCAGCTTTTAAGCAAGGCTGGCCTCTTGGTTGAACTTGGGGAAGGCTTAATCGACGCGGCGACAGGTCTTGCAGGTTGTGGGCCGGCCTTTGTCTATCTCTTTATTGAGGCCTTGGCAGATGCAGGTGTTCAGACTGGATTGCCACGAGAGACAGCATTGAAAATGGCGGCTCAAACAGTGGTAGGAGCTGGTCAATTGGTCCTAGAAAGCCAAGAGCATCCTGGAGTATTGAAAGACCAAGTCTGCAGCCCAGGAGGTTCGACTATTGCTGGTGTAGCGAGCTTAGAAGCGCATGCTTTTAGAGGAACGGTCATGGAGGCAGTTGGTCAAGCCTACAAACGAACACAAGAATTAGGTAAATAA